The following coding sequences are from one Triticum dicoccoides isolate Atlit2015 ecotype Zavitan chromosome 4A, WEW_v2.0, whole genome shotgun sequence window:
- the LOC119286519 gene encoding dirigent protein 21-like, translating into MAGSKALLLLLCAAAAAAMLSQASAAGDLTKFKVYFHDVLAGKSPTAIRIAQAASTNSSSTFFGAVVAIDDPLTTGPAVTGSAKSKDEVGRAQGSYTFADQATFGLLMNMNFVFTAGDYKGSSLTIYGRNEVLSAVREMSIIGGTGKFRMARGYVQASTVDSGAKSGETVVEYTIYVKAAAA; encoded by the coding sequence cggcggcggctgctatgCTGAGTCAGGCTTCCGCGGCCGGCGACCTGACCAAGTTCAAGGTGTACTTCCACGACGTGCTAGCGGGGAAGAGCCCGACGGCGATCCGGATTGCGCAGGCGGCGTCCACCAACAGCTCCTCCACCTTCTTCGGCGCGGTGGTGGCCATCGACGACCCGCTcaccaccggccccgccgtcaCGGGCTCCGCCAAATCCAAGGACGAGGTGGGCCGCGCGCAGGGGAGCTACACGTTCGCCGACCAGGCCACCTTCGGGCTCCTCATGAACATGAACTTCGTGTTCACCGCCGGGGACTACAAGGGCAGCAGCCTGACCATCTACGGCCGCAACGAGGTGCTTTCGGCGGTGAGGGAGATGAGCATCATCGGGGGCACGGGCAAGTTTCGCATGGCTCGCGGCTATGTCCAGGCGAGCACCGTGGACTCCGGCGCCAAGTCCGGCGAGACCGTCGTCGAGTACACTATCTACGTCAAGGCTGCTGCGGCGTAG